One Arachis hypogaea cultivar Tifrunner chromosome 2, arahy.Tifrunner.gnm2.J5K5, whole genome shotgun sequence genomic window, GTTGGAGGGTACTATGATGCTGGGGACAATGTGAAGTTTGGATTTCCAATGGCATTCACCATAACCATGTTGTCATGGAGTGTTCTTGAGTTTGGTGGACTAATGAAAGGAGAGTTGCAGAATGCAAGAGAAGCAATTCGTTGGGGCACTGATTATCTTCTCAAAGCTACTGCATATCCAAACACCATCTTTGTTCAGGTTAGAACCTTTGCCAACTATGGCCATTATTGTAAATTTAGCATGTGTTTTGTAAGTGTTTTAGGACAGTAAATATAGACATGATAGAAAAGTTATGACAGTAAATATAGACATGATAGAAAAGTTATGTCTTTGTTGACGTCCGTCCTTAGCTTTTCAATGGACAATAAATTGAGCAAATTTTGTTTCACGAACGAAACATTTTGATTGTTACAGGTTTCTGTATCTCTGTtgggcttggtttggtaaaacttCTACTTTTTTAAAGTAACTTATTAAGATTTGGTTCGGTAAatcttttacttttcaaaagtagTTTATTAAAGTTGGTTTTTGAAAGATAACTTTTTAAAGTTGTCTTTGTTTCTGTATGTCCTTAGTTTTCAATGGACAACAAATTGAGCAAATTTTGTTTCATGATGGAAACATTTTGATTGTTTCAGTGTTTCTATATCTGTCTTATAAGTTTGTTAGTATCTTTGTATTTCTGTTCTGAAAATAGTTGCTGATATGATTAGGAAGAAAAAGATTGGAATTGAGGTTGACATTATTGGTTTTGGGGTTTGTAGGTGGGAGATGCTAAGAAGGATCATGCTTGTTGGGAGAGACCAGAGGACATGGACACACCAAGAAGTGTGTTCAAGATTGATGCAAACAACCCTGGTTCAGAAGTTGCTGCTGAAACTGCTGCAGCTCTTGCAGCAGCTTCCCTTGTTTTCAGAAGAAGTGACCCCATGTACTCCAAGATTTTGGCCAGAAGGGCCATTAAGGTAagtaaatcttgaacttgattaTTCAAAAgggtaaaagaaaaatagaatttttaaaggAGAAAAATGATCCAACCAATTTTTTTTCCAATGTGCATTAAATCTTCATATAGGTCTTCCAGTTTGCTGATAAATATAGAGGATCATACAGCAATGCATTGAAGCCTGTTGTGTGCCCCTATTATTGCTCTTACTCTGGTTATCAGGTAAATTTTCAACTGTATTTAGTTGAACATTATGAGATATGTTATTTATATTCATTCTGTCTTATACACCAAGTCGACACGTGCTAAATAAGTACACATCATCTGTTAATTCTTTACTAcaagtttgttttttttttttttttccataattttTATGTCCACTTATTAGATCCAATCAACAAGACACTTTTTTCAGTTAGTGGTAGCATACTCAAGTTTCTTTTCATGACATGGTAGGATGAGTTGTTGTGGGGTGCTGCTTGGTTGCACAAGGCCACCAAGAATCCAATGTATCTTAACTACATTCAAGTCAATGGTCAGATCCTTGGTGCTGCAGAGTATGATAACACTTTTGGGTGGGATAACAAGCATGTTGGGGCAAGGATACTTCTTTCCAAGGTCCAAACTCTACCCCTTCTCCATTTCTTCTATTCTCTATTGCAAAATTAGTAAGTAATGTAAAATAATCTTCTCCAAAAGCTTAAATTATCAGATATAGATGTATAAATCAGGATCAAACTCGAACTCTAGACCTCTCAGTTATAGAAATCTCATAACTTGAATAATTTTATCTAAAACCCTTAGTCTTAATCCATTTTTGTGGTCTTTGATTTTAGGAATTTCTTGTCCAAAAGGAGCAATCACTCCATGACTACAAGGGGCATGCAGACAATTTTGTTTGTTCCTTAATCCCTGGGTCCTCTTCTGCTGAATATACCCCAGGTAAGGTCCCTATCCCTTTTGTTACTTTTCTCTTACCCTCCCTTCTATGTGGTCCTTCATATTATTATGTAACGGTTAGTTTAACAACGGTTTTGTTTTGCTTAAACAGGTGGACTATTGTTCAAAATGAGTGATAGCAACATGCAATATGTGACATCTACCTCTTTCTTACTGTTAGCATATGCCAAATACTTGACTTCTTCACAAACAGTTGTTAACTGTGGTGGAACCACAGTAACACCAAACATGCTCAGAAGAATTGCCAAGAAACAGGTACAAAAAGAATGAGACTGATGAATAATTATATAACACATCGATGAACAGTGTGAAACAATGTACTTTATGATAATAAATCAATGATTATGTAATATGTAACCGTTACTGTCTCCATTTTCCTATTCAAAtatagttattaaaaaatatatcaaaaaataaacaatagaTAAAAAACAAAAGTTTAGTAATACTTGTTTGGGATTGGTGTGTTCATTATATCACtcttaatttaataaaacaaaaaattaatcattgaACCATATGCTATactataaaagtataaattaaatatttctaTGAAATACATTTATATTGAtatttcatcaaaattaaattctcatTATTACATAACAAAATCTTATTAAATAACAATCTAAACTGCCTGTTAATTTGAACTTGATCTTTTTAGGTGGATTACTTGCTAGGAGATAACCCTTTGAAGATGTCCTACATGGTAGGGTATGGTCCAAGGTACCCTCAAAGGATACACCACAGAGGCTCATCTCTACCCTCCATTGCAGTTCACCCTGGGAAGATCCAATGTTCAGCAGGGTTCACTGTGATGAACTCACAATCCCCTAATCCTAACATTCTTGTAGGTGCTATTGTTGGTGGACCTGATCTTCATGATAGGTTCCCTGATCAACGGTCAGATTATGAACAATCTGAGCCAGCTACTTATATCAATGCACCACTTGTTGGAACTCTAGCTTATCTTGCACACTCATTTGGTCAACTCTAGAAAGAGACTATTGTGTCCGGGTTTTCGAGAATTACTTGCATGTTTCCCGTGTTTTAAGAACATTTACAACTATCCATTTTCATTTCTGATGTTTAAAAGttatataaaaatcaataatGGGTAGTTGTAAATGCTCTTAAAATACGCATTGAATATGTTTCAAGTGCATACAAGTATTTCTACAATGTCTTCAATTTATTTTGGTGTACCTTATGTATTAATTATCACTAATTGGGTAGTTTGTGTTTCTTAGGTCACCCCTAAGCCTTATAGTTACTAGTTTAACATATTGCTGTGAGTAAATTTGTGCCAGAAAAAAGGGATTAAGTTTGTAGGGAAGGTAAGCTTGTATGCTAAATGTGGCAATGGTGGTGTTCAACTTATTAAGAACTTTAAACTAAGTAATCACTATAAATGTGTTTGATTTTACCTTCAGTTATTTTGCTTTAGCTGCCATTTGCTTTAACAATTTTCTAAGTTTACCACATTATGTATCATTAGCTACTATCAGTTACATGGATTAATTAAGCGATCatactcaaaatttaaaaaaaaaaggatcaaATGAAGATTGGAATAGAGGCAAGCAACGAAATGGTGCATCAAGTtgaatttgataaatttagatcattGTAAATGTACTTCCTCATTATTCAAATCTAATCATTGAACTATGTTAATGCATCTAACACAAGATATTTTAATAGAAGACTTTTTACTAGAAACTGGAAATAATCCAATGGTTACACAAGCATAAAAAGTTTGAATTTATTTTACTATCTTCGTTGTGTggaaaaaagaatattaaaacaAAGAGCAACGGAGAAAGAAGATTTGGTGGACATGTGAAATAGGACTGAAAGAGCTGGTTTAGGTTATGTTAGGCTCTCCCACAAGTGCTATGAAATTGATATCAACTCTTCTTGACAAATAGGGCTTctccaaaaagagaaaataactgaaaacaaaaatcctagaaatcttTCTATATCTAACATCTAatctattttaagtttttaacaccctgtttgaaataaaatttttgtgaCTAATTCAAGTTCCTCATAGCCAAAATTGTAGAATCAGCATTTACTCTGCAAGTGGAAATGCTTTTACCTAGTTGAATAATGACAAAAATCCTCACATGTGCAATCAAGAAAGGAATAACTTCTTTTAGTGCCCTAGAAAAATCCTCTTACTACATGTGAAATATTGAATTATGTTTATAATAtactagaaaataagaaaaataaggaaataGCATCATGATGTTAGATACATGCACGTTGGAAGATTTTTAGCTAGGGAAAATGATCCTCTTTATTATCAAACATTAAGTATTGATTTGCAACTCAATTTAGACCAAATAAATCAAGGTGAACCTTAACACAATCCAGATATCTTCAAAAAAATCAAGACACTATTTGAAGTCAAAATACAGAGGCTCACTTGTTTTGCTACAAAtttgttaaaagaaaaagaaaagaaaaaagcaacACAGAAAATGCTGAAAGAATTGCTTGGAATGAGACAAACAACTTTTTCAGTTATATGCTTGTAAAATgttttaaatagaataaaaattttcaCTTGGCGAAATACCATAAAGGGCATCAACTATCAACTATGCACCTTAAAGCATTTCAAGTTTGGAAATAACCGTAGCAATTCTTCGCGGCTCCGTCTCTGCAAAGAGGTAAACTGTTAAAAAACGGGTCCAACTAATACTTGTAATTTGTATATATGGAGCTACTTCCAAGCACAAATTTACCTTGATTCCTATACATCCATTCACATCAAGAGTTGTAATTTTGTCAGAACATGACTTTGAGAGTTCCTCCAGGCATTTATCAGTCACACCAGTTATTCCAAACAAGCTGCAAACATTTCCTTTCAACACATTAGCAAGATAAGTGTTTTTTaaggttaaaaattaatataaagagCTCAATTTACATTGTTGCTGTAGCAAGGACATATATATGTGTAAGCAACAGCAAGTGTGTGTATATGTCACTGCATTACTTTAGACATTGCACCACCAATACCATATATACAAGTTCCACAAATTTCTCAAGTTGACATACCTTAGAAATTCAAGAGAGGTACAGTTTTGTGCAATGGATATAACTCCTTTATCAGTCACTCGGACACACCTAGCAATCAAAATGAGATGTAGCTCAGTTACTTTTATATGTTAGAAAGTTCCATATATTACAGTTGATGCTTCATTTACCATGTCAGATTCAGAGATGTAAGGTTCTTGGACTTAGAAATATAGGAAAGTCCTTCATCTGAAAGATTCTACAAaccaaagttttttttttttttatcagagGTCAATATTTGATATGTTTCTGCCTAGAAATCTCAGTAATCTGAAGATTTTACCTGTGCACCACAGAGATCCAAAAACTTGAGATGCTCCAGAAGGCATATTTTCTTGTAAGCTTCATCTGTGAAACTAAATCAGAGTAATGATGTGAATTA contains:
- the LOC112756565 gene encoding endoglucanase 17 isoform X1, encoding MAFFVSSITTLFSLFTITCISIVILPHCDAFPLHYNHHPLLHPHHHHPHIASHNYRDALTKSIMFFEGQRSGKLPPNQRMSWRRDSGLYDGSALHVDLVGGYYDAGDNVKFGFPMAFTITMLSWSVLEFGGLMKGELQNAREAIRWGTDYLLKATAYPNTIFVQVGDAKKDHACWERPEDMDTPRSVFKIDANNPGSEVAAETAAALAAASLVFRRSDPMYSKILARRAIKVFQFADKYRGSYSNALKPVVCPYYCSYSGYQDELLWGAAWLHKATKNPMYLNYIQVNGQILGAAEYDNTFGWDNKHVGARILLSKEFLVQKEQSLHDYKGHADNFVCSLIPGSSSAEYTPGGLLFKMSDSNMQYVTSTSFLLLAYAKYLTSSQTVVNCGGTTVTPNMLRRIAKKQVDYLLGDNPLKMSYMVGYGPRYPQRIHHRGSSLPSIAVHPGKIQCSAGFTVMNSQSPNPNILVGAIVGGPDLHDRFPDQRSDYEQSEPATYINAPLVGTLAYLAHSFGQL
- the LOC112756565 gene encoding endoglucanase 17 isoform X2: MLFHYPHIASHNYRDALTKSIMFFEGQRSGKLPPNQRMSWRRDSGLYDGSALHVDLVGGYYDAGDNVKFGFPMAFTITMLSWSVLEFGGLMKGELQNAREAIRWGTDYLLKATAYPNTIFVQVGDAKKDHACWERPEDMDTPRSVFKIDANNPGSEVAAETAAALAAASLVFRRSDPMYSKILARRAIKVFQFADKYRGSYSNALKPVVCPYYCSYSGYQDELLWGAAWLHKATKNPMYLNYIQVNGQILGAAEYDNTFGWDNKHVGARILLSKEFLVQKEQSLHDYKGHADNFVCSLIPGSSSAEYTPGGLLFKMSDSNMQYVTSTSFLLLAYAKYLTSSQTVVNCGGTTVTPNMLRRIAKKQVDYLLGDNPLKMSYMVGYGPRYPQRIHHRGSSLPSIAVHPGKIQCSAGFTVMNSQSPNPNILVGAIVGGPDLHDRFPDQRSDYEQSEPATYINAPLVGTLAYLAHSFGQL